In Notolabrus celidotus isolate fNotCel1 chromosome 10, fNotCel1.pri, whole genome shotgun sequence, one DNA window encodes the following:
- the LOC117820321 gene encoding early nodulin-75-like, translating to QQPPPQLLQSKQPPQLQQQKPPPQLQQQKPPPQLQQQKPPPQLQLQKPPPQLQLQKPPPQLQLQKPPPQLRLQKLQLQKPPPQLQLQKLQLQKPPPQLQQQKLQLQKPPLQLQQQKPPPQLQQQKPPPQLQQQKPPPQLQQQKPPPQLQQQKPPPQLQQQKLQLQKPPQQLQLQKPPPQLQQQKLQLQKPPQQLQQQKPPPQLQQQKPQPQLQQQKQPPQLRLQKPPPQLQLQKQRPLRLRPRPLPLRPQPLPLRPPPLRLRPPLLHLRPPAPSHPAPQAPAHQQPAVLPLPRQQPSLQQRRELKYATFTEKKRKDFLIVKK from the coding sequence CAACAGCCACCACCGCAGCTTCTACAATCAAAGCAACCAccgcagctgcaacaacaaaagcCGCCaccacagctgcaacaacaaaagcCGCCAccgcagctgcaacaacaaaagcCGCCACCacagctgcaactacaaaaGCCGCCACCGCAGCTGCAACTACAAAAGCCGCCACCGCAGCTGCAACTACAAAAGCCGCCACCGCAGCTGCGACTACAAAAGCTGCAACTACAAAAGCCACCACCGCAGCTGCAACTACAAAAGCTGCAACTACAAAAGCCGCCAccgcagctgcaacaacaaaagcTGCAACTACAAAAGCCGCCactgcagctgcaacaacaaaagcCGCCAccgcagctgcaacaacaaaagcCACCAccgcagctgcaacaacaaaagcCGCCAccgcagctgcaacaacaaaagcCACCAccgcagctgcaacaacaaaagcCACCAccgcagctgcaacaacaaaagcTGCAACTACAAAAGCCACCACAGCAGCTGCAACTACAAAAGCCGCCAccgcagctgcaacaacaaaagcTGCAACTACAAAAGCCACCAcagcagctgcaacaacaaaagcCGCCAccgcagctgcaacaacaaaagcCGCAAccgcagctgcaacaacaaaagcagccaCCGCAGCTGCGACTACAAAAGCCGCCACCGCAGCTGCAACTACAAAAGCAAAGACCACTGCGCCTCCGACCACGACCACTGCCCCTCCGACCACAACCTCTGCCCCTCCGACCACCGCCGCTCCGGCTACGACCACCGCTGCTCCATCTACGACCACCAGCGCCCAGCCATCCAGCACCACAGGCTCCGGCTCATCAACAACCAGCGGTGCTCCCTCTACCACGACAGCAGCCCTCTCTACAACAACGTAGAGAATTGAAGTATGCAACattcacagagaagaagagaaaagactttttaattgtaaaaaaataa
- the LOC117820320 gene encoding uncharacterized protein PB18E9.04c-like has protein sequence MTLQYHLPQRIINYNSILLNHNTSNFDYNNKCPLNHNSSPFNYDIGSIFFNNSCPLNYDTSNIIYNSCPLNYNTSNINFNTCVLNHNSNNINSCPLNHNISNINYNRCPINNTCNYNYNSAPSTTIPAISSITTYAPLTTIQATSTTTAFPSTTTPATSTTVASSTTTPTTSTVFPSTTTTATSTTVAPSTTIPAISSTTTDAPLTTIPATSTTTVFSSTTTPAKSTTVASSTTTSTVAPSTTTTATSTTVAPSTTTAVPLTMTLAQFSSTVAPSTTISAISSTTTDAQLTTIPATSTTTVVPSTTPATSTTTVAPSTSTPATSTNINYNRCPINYNRCPINNTCNYNYNSCPINHNPSNIIYYNVCSIDHNTSNINYNSSPLNDNTRGRWSARLKLSRLNVEQRKCGLFLHVPQQ, from the exons ATGACATTG CAATATCATCTACCACAACGGAT catcaactacaacagtattctcctcaaccacaacaccagcaacttcgactacaacaacaaatgccccctcaaccacaacagcagTCCCTTCAACTACGACATTGGCTCAATTTTCttcaacaacagttgccccctcaactacgataccagcaacatcatctacaacagttgccccctcaactacaataccagcaacatcaacttcaACACTTGCGTCCTCAACCACAActccaacaacatcaacagttgccccctcaaccacaatatcagcaacatcaactacaaccgttgtcccatcaacaacacctgcaactacaactacaacagtGCCCCATCAACCACAATCCCAGCAATATCATCTATTACAACGTATGCTCCATTGACCACAATAcaagcaacatcaactacaacagcatTCCCCTCAAcgacaacaccagcaacatctacaacagttgcatcctcaactacaacaccaacaacatcaacagtattcccctcaaccacaactacagcaacatcaacaacagttgccccctcaaccacaatccCAGCAATATCATCTACCACAACGGATGCTCCATTGAccacaataccagcaacatcaactacaacagtattctcctcaaccacaacaccagcaaaatctacaacagttgcatcctcaactacaacatcaacagttgccccctcaaccacaactacagcaacatctacaacagttgccccctcaaccacaacagcagTCCCTTTAACTATGACATTGGCTCAATTTTCttcaacagttgccccctcaactacaatcTCAGCAATATCATCTACCACAACGGATGCTCAATTGAccacaataccagcaacatcaactacaacagttgtcccatcaacaacaccagcaacttcaactacaacagttgcaccctcaacttcaacaccagcaacatcaac caacatcaactacaaccgTTGTCCCATCAACTACAACcgttgtcccatcaacaacacctgcaactacaactacaacagttgccccatCAACCACAATCCCAGCAATATCATCTACTACAACGTATGCTCCATTGACCACAATAcaagcaacatcaactacaacagcagTCCCCTCAAcgacaacacca GAGGCAGGTGGTCAGCACGGCTCAAACTGTCCCGCCTTAACGTGGAGCAGAGAAAGTGTGGCCTCTTCCTGCATGTACCCCAGCAGTGA